A stretch of DNA from Parvularcula bermudensis HTCC2503:
CTCAACGCCGATCGCCTGAGCCCTTATGAATACTGGCAATATTGGCGGAATGTCGAAGATGCCGATGTCGTCACGATGCTGACCCGGTTCACGACCCTTCCCCTCGACGATATTCAGCGCCTTGGGGCATTAGGCGGCGCGGAAATCAACGAGGCGAAAAAGATCCTTGCCACGGAAACAACGGCCTTGCTGCACGGAAGGGAAGCCGCCGAGGCGGCTGCCGAAACCGCCCGACAGACCTTTGAGCAAGGCGGGGCGGCGGACGACCTGCCCAGCGTCACCGTCGCTGAGGCCGCCCTTGCTGCGGGCCTCCCCCTCTTCGAGCCGTTCACCGAACTTGGGTTGATCAGCTCAAAGAGCGAAGGACGACGTCATATCAAGGCGGGGGCCCTGAAGGTGAACGATGCCCCAGCGACGGAGGAATTTTCCCTCACCCCAGAGTATTTGATCGATGGGCGGATCAAATTGTCGATCGGTAAAAAGAAGCACGGCCTGGTGGTGATGAGCTCATGAGCGACACGGTGGTCCTGACATGGTCGGGCAGCGAAACGGCCCTCCAGTCCCTCGAACAGGGGCTGACCCATATCCTTTATCCCCCTGCCGAAGCCGTATCGCTGACAAAAGACGACCCCACGTCAGACGATGCGGAAAGTGGCTGGCGATTGGAGGCGTATTTCGCGCTTCCCCCCGATCTCGACCAGATCGCCGCACTGACCGCGCCTCTCCCCCTCGACCCCTGGGAGGAGGAGCTGCTTGAGGACCGGGATTGGGTGTCCCACGCGCTGGAAGGCTTGGGCATCGTCAAGGCCGGCGCCTTTGTGCTGTTCGGTCGCCACGATGCGGACAAGGTCAATGCCGAAGACGGACTGCCGCTTCAGATCGAGGCCAATCGCGCCTTTGGAACCGGTCACCATCCGACCACGGCAGGCTGCCTCGAGGCTCTCACGGCGCTCGCGAAAGGCGAACCACGGCGCCTTCTCGACCTCGGCACGGGGTCGGGGGTGTTGGCCATCGCCGCCCGTCGGTTATTCCCCGAAGCGCGCATCGTCGCCACGGATATCGACGCGCCCTCGGTGGCGATCGCGGCTGAGAACGCGGCGCTCAATAAGGCGCCGGGCATTGTTTTTCTCGAAGCCACTGGGGTGCCCCAAGAGGTGGCGGAGGAAGGGCCTTTTGATATCATCCTCGCCAATATTCTCGCCGAGCCTTTGATCAGCCTAGCACCTGCCCTTGCCGCGGCCCTCGCCCCCACAGGACAGATCGTTCTGGCGGGATTACTGGATCGGCAGGAAGACGGTGTGACGGCCGCCTATGGCCGCGAAGGGCTTACCCTCAAAGGCCGCTTCGACGGCGGGACGCCGACATGGCCGACCCTCCTCCTCTCTGCCCGCTCCGGAGGATGACGACGTCATTGCACGGCTGACGCCTCGCCTCGGCTCCCCCCCCCCTGAAAAGGCCCTAGGGGCGACGCGCAGCGTGGACCAGGGCCCCGCCAAGGCCGGCTTGAAGCGCCAGGAGAAACGTCTTTAGGGAAAGAAAAACGAGGGTGAACAGCACACCGATCCCGCCCTTGAGCCAAAGGGTCAGATCCCCGTCGGGAACGAAGGCTTCGTAGCTGGAAATCAGATAGGCCGAGCCCGCCTGGATATTGGCGAAAATGACCATGATGGCGATAAAACTGACCCATAAGGTCGCGAAGCTGATCACCGCATAGAGGGCAACAATGGCCATCAGTGAGAAGACATTGATCCCCGCCGACAGACCGAGGGCCGCGCCAAGGGCTCGCCCCTGGTCCGGGCGGTGGGCCGCCACGAGATAGGGATAGGCAAAGAGCCGGAGGATGACATAGCCGGCGACGAGGACAATCGGGATCGCGACGATCAGCTTCGCCGTCCCAAAGGCGATCCCGAAGCGCAAGAACCACATGTCGATGGCGCCCACCAACGCCCCGGAGGCGCCGAAAGCGGGGGCGGTGTCGATCGCATGCAGGCTCCCGGCCTCGAAACTCGAAACCTGCTGTCCCAGCAGCGCTCGCAGCGGTCCGCCCAGACCGTGACCAATCACCGAAATCAGCGCGCCCGCAACGATCAGCACGACCGCAAAACTGCCTGCCGCCGCGAGAACATATTTGAGATGTCGGGGACCGAAGGCGAGGTGCATGAAACGGTGATGGGGAACCTCGCCAGCCGCCGCATAGCGGACCAAAGGCACCATGACGCTCGCATAAAGAATGACGGCGATCAGCAGTCCCCCCCCAAGAAGAGGACCGAATGGGGGAGAGAATCCGGTCGCGGCCCCTTGCGCCAGAAACGTCGTGAACTGGGTAATCGGGCCTGGCTGCAATTGAAACTGGAGGGCCAGGGGCCGTTCCTGCTCAACGAGCCCCATTTGGATCATGACGAAGTCAAGCAGGAAGAGAAGCGCCACCGGCAGCCAGCTCAGTCGCAAGACGGTGCCGAAATGGCCGACCGCAAAGCCAAGGGCCTCATAGATCACGCCCATGACCGATAGTGTCGGTCGCCCCATATCCGCCCCCAAACCGCAGCCCGCACTCCCTCGAACGGTAGGACGGTGACCAGTCGCTGTCTATGACGAAGGCAGATAATGCGAGGGGGCATCGATGGCGATGCCCCCCTATGCCCGCTAATGCTCGTTAGAAGGCCCGTTAGTCCGCCGCCGGTGCCGGCTCGTCTTCGCCGGGATCCTTCATCAATTCCTCACGGCTGACCGTCGTCTCGGAAATCTCCGCTTTCTCGATAATGTGGTCGATGACCTTGTCCTCGAACAGCGGCGCGCGGATCTGGGCCAGGGCGGCGGGGTTCTGCTGCAGGAACTCGATCACTTGCTGCACCGGAACGCCAGCCTGCATGGCTTGCATCTGAATTTGCCGCTGAAGGTCCTGATCGGGCACGGTGACGTTCGCTTCCTTGCCGATTTCGGCCAGGACAAGACCAAGGCGGACCCGACGCTCGGCAATCTTGCGATAGTCAGCTTTCAGATCGTCCTCGGACTTTTCCTTGTCCTCCTCGTCCCGCTCGACATTCTCAACCTGTGACCAGATCTGGTTGAACTCCGCCTCGACCATGCCCGGGGGCAGGTCGAATTCGTGCTGTTCATCAAGCAGGTCCAGAATATCGCGTTTGAGGTGAAGGCGCGACTGAGTCTCGAACCGGCCTTCCACTTGCTCGCGCACCCGCGCCTTTAATTGGTCGAGGTCCTCCATACCGAGGGACTGGGCGAGTTGATCGTCGACCGTCGCCTCCTTCGGCGCTTTCACCGCATGGACGGTGATGTCGAAAGTGGCCTCTTTGCCCGCCAGGTGCGGCGCCCCGTATTCTTCGGGGAAGGTGACGGTGATGGTCTTTTCCTCGCCGGCCGTTACCCCGAGCAATTGCTCCTCAAACCCAGGAATGAAGGATTGGGAGCCCAGCACGATGGGGACATATTCGCCCGCTCCGCCGTCAAAGGGCTCGCCATCGATTTTGCCGACAAAGTCGATTTCGAGCTGGTCGCCATTCTCGGCCGCGGCGCCTTCGTCACGGGCCGCATATTGGGTATTCTGCTCGGCGATCTTCTTCAGTTCCTCATCGACTTCGTCGTCAGGAACTTCCGTCACCTTCTTTTGGAAACTCAGCCCGTCGATGGCGATCGGCTCGAAGTCGGGAAGCACCTCGACGTGGATGTCATATTCAAGATCCGCATCGCCCTCGATGACCTTCTCGATGATCCCGTCTTCAAAGTGCGGATGGGGCGGCATGGCGGGGCGGATCTTGGCGTCGCCAAAGGCTTTTTCCTGCGCCGCAGCCATTTCTTCCTGGATCAGTTCGGACATCATGCCCTTGCCGTACATCTTCTTCAGGAAAGACAGCGGCGCCTTTCCCGGTCGAAATCCTTTCAGATGAACCTGGCCTTTCACTTCCTCGAGCTTGGCATCGAGGCGTGTGGACAAATGCGTCTGGGGGATGACGACGTGGAATTCTCGGCTCAGCCCCTCAGCGGACTTCTCAGTGACGTTCATGGTGACCCTTTGGGCAACAACGCCGATCCAGATGGACGGCTGGGAAAACGGAAAGCAAGGCGGTTAGCGGTGCCTCTTCAGGGACGCAAGGCCGGGACGCGGCATGGCGGCCACTAATTCGGGCCAGTCGAGCGTAAACCGGACTTAAGGACGTTTCGGCGACACTCAGCGAAAGGACGGCCGGAAGCAATTATCGATGATCCTCTCCCCGCCCGCACTGCGCCTTGGCGATCGTGCATTTCCCATCTTCCCCGCCAAAGGGGAAGGGGGGATGATGATGAGCCTCGCTATCCTGGGGCTCAGCGGCCTACTGGCGGCCCTTTATCTTCCCGCAGGGACCTATATCGTCGATGAGGGAACCTATGGGTATCTTGCCCGCCGGGTCCTTGAGGGCGGGCGCCTCAATCTCGACATTCAAGACCATCATACCGGCCTCATCACCTATGCGAATGCAGGGGCGATGGCCCTGTTCGGCGACGATCTGCTCAGTTTGCGGGTCCCCCTCGCGGTGATGATGGTTGGCCAGACGGGCCTTGCGATGATCCTGCTCGCCCGCTTGCCTGCCCCCTACCCGCTCCTTGGCGGCCTGGTCGCCATGGCATTCAGTTACGGGGTGTGGATCAACCCCAACCCCAGTTGGTATGCGGTCTTTTTGAGCTTCGGTCTGGCCGCCCTGCTGACAACAGAGGGCCGTCTCGGCGTCCTGCCATTGGCCTTTGCCGCGGGGGTCGTCGTCGGGGTGATCTTCGGATTTCGTCAATCGACGGCCGTCTTTCTTGCCCTCGCCGTGTCCTGCCTCATCTTTCTGGTTCCCGCCAGGGACGCCGCCGCCCCTCGCCCCCTGGCGGCGACGTGGCCCGCGCGCGGGATTTTCGTCCTCGCCGCCGGGCTGATCGTTTATTACGCGCTCGCCAACCTGCAGAGCGCAGGGGCGGTGTTTTTCGCCTTGGGCCCCTTGGCCATCGTTCTGGCCTGCGCCCGGCGCGTCACCCTGGGCCCCGTCGAGACCGCCTGCCGCCTTGCCGCCCTCTGCCTGGGGGGGACCGTCGCGCTTTTGCCCTTGGTCGCGATCCATCTTGGCCAAGGGAGTTTAGGGCCCTGGCTCCACGACATTCTCATCGCCCCCCTGACCTTGATCGACCTCCCCTTTTTTGATGACGCCTCCTACTGGCTGCTGCCGCTTGCAGGCCTCGCCAGCCTTGCCGCCGGGGATCCGATGGGGCTTGTCATCTTCGGGTTTTGGACAAGTCTTCTGCTTGCGCCGCTGCTGGTCTCGGGCCTCGCCGCCGCAGCGATTCTCCGTGGCCAGATAGATGTCAAAACGCTCAGCCTCCCAATCATTGCGGGATTTCATGGGCTCGTCGCCGCGCATTACGAAATCCCCGTCTATCTGCTGCTCACCCCCGCTCTATCCCTGACGGCGTTGATCGCAATTGCGCCCCGTCGCTGTCGGGCCGCCGCCGCGGCCCTCGCTAGCTTCTGTGCCGGCATCGCGCTTCTCTTCGTCGCTGGACAGCCTCAGGCCGCCTCCCTCGCCGATCAGGCCCGCCTTCGTCCGACCGTCGCGGTGCCAATGGCGCTGGCGGGGGCACTCGGGGGCGAAGGCATCGTTCTGCCCGCCCATCTGGTGTCTCAGGAAGCCCAGACGGTCGCGATGATTACGGCCTGCACCGATCCCGGCGAAGCGATCTTCGCCGCCCCGATGAGCGGACATCTCTACTATCTCGCGGACCGGCCCGCGCCCTTCCGATATTGGGGGACGGCCTTCGGCTTGACCGATGAGACGGCCATCAAGACGGCGATCGCCCAGCTGACCGGACCCAAGGCCCCCGCGATGATCGTCCTCGATCCGCAAGACAAGTACCGCACCGCGGCCCTCGACACGGTGCTCGCCGAAAGCCTGCCGTTCTACACCCCCCTCGGCGCCATCGGCGCCCGTCGCCTTTACCTTCATTCCCGCCGCGCCCCGCGCGATGGCTGTCGCCTGATGGAAACCCCATGACCACCGAACGCCCGACCCTGACCCTCGTCATCCCCGCCCACAACGAAGCGGAGGGGCTCGGGCATCTCGTCGATGCCCTCGATCATACGCTGCGCCATGTCACCGATTACGAGCTTCTCGTCGTCGACGATGGGAGTACGGATAACACGGCCGGCGTCTTACGCAGTCTTCGCGAAGCGTGGCCGCATCTTCGCTACGTCATCCTGTCGCGCAATTTCGGTCACCAGGCCGCCGTGAGAGCGGGGTTGAGCCGCGCCAGGGGCCGGGCCGTGATCGTGATGGACGCCGATATGCAACATCCGCCATCGGTCCTTATCGAGATGATTTCGGCGTGGCGCAGCGGCGCGGACGTCGTCCATGCGGTGCGCCGATATGGGGCAACCATCCCCCTTTTCAAACGCCTGACCTCGGGGCTCTATTACCGCCTCCTCAATCTGATCAGCGATGCTCGATTGGAAACGGGGGCGGCGGATTTCTACCTTCTCGACGAGCGGGTAGTCCAGGATCTGAACGCCCTCACCGAACAACATTTGTTCTTACGCGGCGTGATCCCCAGCCTTGGATATCGGCGGCGGACCGTGCCCTTTACCGCCGGCGACAGGTCGACCGGGCAGTCTTCCTATAGCTTGAAAAAAATGCTGCGCCTTGCCCGTGACGGCGTCCTGTCGACAAGCGTGAAACCGCTGCGGATCGGCGTTTTGTTGTCGAGCCTCGTGGGCGGCGCCGCGGCGCTTTACGCCGCCTATGCCCTTCTCGTGGCGCTCCGCGGCGAGGCCCTGCCGGGCTGGACCTCGATCATTTTGGTGGTGTCCGTGATCGGGGCCATGCAGCTTTTGACCTTAGGGATCATCGGTGAGTATCTCGGCCGGGTCCTGGCCGAGGCCAGGGGCCGCCCTTCCTTCTTGATCGCCGATGACAGTCTCGACGCCGATCGCCATGTCGCCGCCCTCAGCGATGAGCCGTCCGGTCGGGAGGATGGTCCCTTTCGCGTTGAGGATGGGTCGTGATGAGCCTCCTTGCCACGCTCTTCGTCTACACCCTGCTGTCGGTGGGGGGATTGGCCATGGTCAAATCCGCGTCCGATATATGGTCGGTTCAGTTCATGGCGGGATCGACCCTCTACGGTCTCGGCTTTCTTATCTGGTTCGGTATCCTCCTTCGCGCGTTACCGCTCTCGGTCGGGTTCCCCATCGCCGCCGGCTCCCTGATCGTCGGCACCCAAATCATGGGCGCCTTTGTCCTGAACGAGACCCTCTCGCCCCAACACCTCATCGGGATCGCGCTGTTGATCCTCGGGCTTGCGGTTCTCGTCGCCGGGGGGGAGCGCCCCCTGCCCTGAAGGCGAAAGACCGGCGCGACCGTCGACGCGCCCTCCCATTGCGGGGCGAGCCAATCAGGGGGCATCGGCGCCAGGGAAGAAATCGCCCTTGAAACCCGCGACCAGCTTCGCCATACACCCCTTTCTGGTCCGCACCGGTAGCTCAGCTGGATAGAGTACTTGACTACGAATCAAGGGGTCGGGGGTTCGAATCCTCCCCGGTGCGCCATTTATTTGCGCTATCGCTTCGCTACTTGAGCGCGGCATTCCCTTTTGCGCTATCGCTTCGCTAGGTGAGCGCTGGTTTGGTTCGCGGTCAGTCCTCTCATCCGCGCCCATCCCGAAGCCTTGCCCATCCTGCGTGCGGAGGGGCGGTTCGGCTCCGACCAGCCCCTCGACAACCGCTACGGACCGGTTCGCGAAAAACCCTATGAGGGGGCTCATTCCTGGCAAGCCGCCCCGGCGCCGAAATCAGCACCCTGACCCCCCCTGAATAGACGAGTGGCCCAAATTTGTCTTTTCGTCCCCTTTCGAAATGGGCAACCACTTCGCCTTGGCGAGCGGACGCGCTAAGGCGACCCCATGAAGTTTGCCCTGATCCCGATGCTTGTCCTTTCCTTGGCCCTTCAGGAGGTCCCCCGATCGATCAATTGGGGCGCGCTTGTCCCCGCCGGGGATGAGGCGGCAAGTGCCGGCGACCCAACCGAAATTTCTCACGATACGGTGGGGAAGCAGTCTGGATCGGATCGTCCGGTCCGTTCGCTTGATGGTGAATATATCAGGATGCCGGGGTTCATGTTGCCCCTCGACTACACCGAAGAAGGCATGGTCACGGCCTTTCTCCTCGTGCCATATTACGGGGCGTGCATCCATGTCCCACCGCCCCCACCGAACCAGATCGTTTTTGTGAAAACCGAGGCTTCGCCCGTCCGGTCGAAAGGGTTGTGGGATCCCGTGTGGGTGACCGGGACCTTGCTCGTGGCCCCCTATGACAATGATTTGGGCGACGCGGCCTACACCCTCACCCTCGACAAAATTGAACCCTATACTGAGGATTGACGAGTGTCGCTCGATTGACACAAATGATCGCTAATCCTTTGACACATTCAGATCTTGCCGGGCTTTCCTATGGTTCTTGCCGTTATCGCCGCTTCCGCTCTCGCCATGCAATCGGCCAGCGTGTCCCCCGCCGGTCCGACCGATTGGGTCGCCCAGGGCGAGGCTGCTCTTGAAGCGGCGAAAGCGGTGACGCCAAGGGTCGGTCGGGCGAAAAACGCCATATTGTTCATTGCCGATGGTATGGATGTCACGACCATTACGGCGGGGCGGATCCTAGCCGGACAACAGCAAGGGAAGCTGGGCGAGGACCATGTGCTCGCCTTCGAGACGCTGCCCTTCACCGCCCTCTCCAAGACCTATACGACCAATATGCAAACGGCGGACAGTGCGGGGACCGCCACAGCGATGTTGAGCGGGCACAAGACCAAGTCCGGCGTCATCAATGTCGACCAGACCGTCCCACGGGGCGATTGCGCCGCAGCGGAGGGGAAGGCGTTGACCTCCCTAATGCATGTAGCCGCGGCAACCGATCGACAGGTCGGGGTGGTCAGTACAGCGCGCTTGACCCATGCGACCCCCGCCACCGTTTATGCGTCCAGCGCCGATCGAAATTGGGAAGCCGATCGCGACCTCCCCGAAGAGGCGGACGGCTGCACCGATATTGCGACGCAATTGATCACTGCCGCACAGTCTTTTCCGATCCGCGTAGCGTTGGGCGGTGGACGGCGCAATTTCCTGCCGCAATCCTCCGTCGACCCTGAATATGACGACAAGACCGGGGCACGCGAAGACGGTCGCAATCTGACGGCTGAATGGACGGCAATCGCTCCGGGTTATCTCTATGTGTGGAACGCAGAGCAGTTCGGTGCCCTGTCCCCCACCGAAGAGGGCGCCGTCCTGGGCCTCTTTGAACCTAGCCACATGAATTACGCCGTTGATCGTCAAGACGATGCCGCGGGGGAACCCTCACTGAGCGAAATGACAAGCTTCGCCATCGACAAGCTGTCACAGCATGAAGAGGGATATTTCCTTTTGGTCGAAGGGGGGCGGATCGACCACGCCCACCATGCCGGCAATGCCGCCCGCGCGCTGAACGATCTTATCGCCTTTGATGCGGCCATCGAGACCGCCCTGCAAAAGGTCGATCTCGACGAGACACTCATCATCGTGACGGCAGATCACGGACACACTTTGGTGCTTCAAGGCTACCCCCACCGCGGGAACCCCATCCTTGGCCTGGTGCGGAGCGTAAACGGCGCTGGGGCGCCCATCGACACACCTTTTCCCGGCGGGGACGGAAAGCCCTATACGACCCTCGTTTATGGTAATGGTCCGGGGTCGCCCTTTGCCCGCCCCTCCTCCGACCAGGCGATTGAGCGCCAGTTCGTGACCGATGACGAGGCGCAGGCCATCGACTATCGTCAGCAATCCATCGTGCCTGGGGGGTCCGAGACCCATGGCGGCCAGGACGTGACGATCCATGCGGTCGGGCCTCAGGCGCATTTGATCCGCGGAACGGTCGAACAGAACTACATCTATTACGTCATTCGAGACGCCCTGACCTATCAGGCCGAGTAAGGGCCAGACTGGCTGTCCTCAAGCCGGATCGATCGGAGGGGGCAATGTCTCTCGATTGGTGTTCGGACAGTCCTTACCCCAATCGGGTCCTACATCGCATCAGGACGCTCTAGAGCCGTTTCAGTTCAACCCGAGTGAAACGTCTCTAGATCTTTGTTTTCGCCATTTCTTCACGCGCACCGGGGGCCATTTGCGGTGAAAATGTCTAGGCGCGAAAGCCGGCCATGGCCGTGAAGCTCTCGTCATCGACCTTGCTTGCGAGCGACAGACCCGCGAACCGCGATCGGAATTGGCCGGCTGATTTCTCCGATAACCGGACACTGATCACGCGATGACCGACCTCGCCGGTCTCGACGATTTCGCGAATGTCCCCATGGGCATGGAGCCAGGCATCCGCAGCCCCATCCGCAGGTCCAAGCCGTACGTGAAACAGGGTGTAATCCTGGGTCAAGAGATGGTCGATCGCGCCGAACAGACCCTCAAGCCCCTCTCCGCTATGCGCACTCACGGCACTGACGAGTGGAGACAAGAGCGTTGCCTCCGCGAATGTCGATCGGTGCGCTGCCGTGAGTACTGCTGTATGCTGATCATCGGGACTAAGGAGGTCAATCTTGTTCCAGACCTCGATCACCTGCTGGGGACTGTCCTCATCGATGCCCAGCTCCCCCAGGACGGAAAGAACGTCGAGACGCTGGGCCTCATGCTCCGAATGGGAAATATCGCGGACGTGAAGCAGGATGTCCGCCTCGAGAACTTCCTCAAGCGTCGCCCGGAAAGCGGCAACCAGATCCGTCGGCAGATCGGAGATGAACCCCACCGTATCGGACAAAATGGCGCGCCCCACGCCGGGCAGATCGACCGCCCGCATGGTGGGGTCGAGGGTGGCAAAGAGGAGATCCTGCGCCGTCACCCCCGCCCCAGTCATCCGATTGAACAGGCTCGACTTTCCGGCATTGGTATAACCGACCAGGGCGATGACGGGATGGGGGGCCCTTTTGCGCTTCGCCCGTTGCAGGGTTCGGGTCCGGCGCACCTGTTCCAGCTGCGCCTTCAGCCGGTCAATTTTCCCCGCCAGAACCCGGCGGTCCGCCTCGATCTGCCGCTCCCCCGGCCCCCCAAGAAAGCCCGCGCCGCCGCGCTGACGTTCAAGGTGGGTCCAGGACCGGACCAGCCGAGACCGCTGATAGGTCAAATGCGCCAGATCGACTTGCAGGCGTCCCTCTTTGGTCTGCGCCCGCTCCCCGAAAATTTCGAGGATCAGCGCGGTTCGGTCGAGGACCTTGGCCTGCCAAGCCCGCTCAAGATTGCGGTGCTGAACCGGCGTCAACTGGGTATTGACGACCACTAGGCCGGGGGAGGGATCGGCATTGTCGATCAACTCCCCGATTTCCTTAACCTTGCCTGTCCCGAAATAGGTCGCCGGGCGGATATCCTGAAGACCCACGCCTAGGGCGTCGGTCACTTTGAGTCCAATGGCAGCGGTCAGGCCAACGACCTCATCGAGACGCTGGCTTGCGGTGCGGGAAACAGTGCCTGCGCGGCTCCAATCGGGGTGAATGACGATGGCATGATGGAGCGAACCTTCTCGTTTGGGGGGCTCGTCCAGAAAATCCACCAAATCAATCGTCTCCGTCTTCGTCGATCCGCAGATCGAGGGGTTCGCTCGGCATTATCGTCGATACCGCGTGTTTATACACGAGTTGGGCTTGCCCATCACGTTTTAGCAGCAAACAGAAATTGTCGAACCAGCTAATTGTTCCTTGAAGCTTCACGCCATTGACCAAAAAGATGGTCAAAAACGTTTTCGACTTCCGAGCTTGGTTGAGGAAAATATCTTGAAGGCCTTGTTTTTTCTCAGTCATTATCGCTGACCCTAACTTTTCGGGTTATCTTGTGCATTGCAACATCATACCAAATGCGTGCCACCGCAAGCCGCCAGGCGCATTATCCCATCCAGAATCGTCGACTGAGCATCATGAGGAACACCACAAGCTCCAAACGCCCCGAGATCATGGCGAAAACCAGCAGAACACGAAGGCTGGGATCGAAGATCCGATAATCGGCGGTCATCAGCGGCGCGTATTCGACAATCGGCCCGACATTGGCGAGGACGGCCACGGCTGTGGCGGCGGAAACTTCGAGGGAATGGCCGTAAAAGGCGACGGTGAGCACCACCGCCGCCAAGAGTAGCGCAAACGCCATCGTATGGATCCAGATGCCAAGCTCGTTCGGCTCGGAAGGCCGCCCCAGAACCGCCCCGGGGTGAGTGATCCGCCACAGCTCATCTCCCGTGCGACGAATGGCGACCATCCATCTTAGAATTTTTATCCCCCCCGCCGTCGACACCGCCGCGCCCCCGATCACCGCGCTGACGAGCAGCGGCGTGAGGGGCGGCACTTCGCCCAAAGTGGGCCCATTGGTCGACAGAAGAGAAATCGCGTTGAACGCCTGGGCGCCCAACCGGTCGAGATCCCCGGCACCGGTCGCCACCCAAAAGAGCAAGGCGACAAACGGCAAGACCGCGAGGAACGCCAGGGTTTCCTTGTCCCCGGCTGCGCCCAAACGACGTGCTCGGCCCAGCAACATCCCGGAAATGAGGAGGAAATTCACGGCCCCGAGCAGCATCATCGTCGCGGCGACATAGACGGCCCCATCGGGATAGGCGCCAATCCCGTTTGCGGCGGGGATGAAGCCCCCCGTCGCAATCAAGCTCATCGCCATGGCAAAACTGTCGATCACCGGGACACCGACGAGCACAAACGCCACCCCACCCCCCAGGGTCAGCCCGACATAGACCGGGAGAAAGGCGCGGAAGGCATGGTCGAACGCGCGCAGGAACGACCCACTCTCCCCGCGCGCGAAAGGCGGGACAATGGTTGAGACCCCGATGAATTCGGGCCGCACGAATACCGCGGCCGCCGTCGCCAATGAGATGAGGCCGCCAAGCCATTGTAACGAGGCGCGGTAGATCACGTCATAGGCGGTGGATCGCGCAATGGGGTCGGACAACCACCCCCCGGTCGTGGTGAGGGCCGACACCGCTTCGAACCATGCATCGCCTAAGGTTTCGCCATCCACCATCAAAGGGATCGAGGCCGCGAGCGGTAAGAACGTCCAAGCGATCACCAGCGCCAAAAGAAGCTCTCGCAGGCCGTTTCTGACCATCGGTCTTGGATCATATCCGCGATCGGCGGACAGGCAGAGAACTGCGACCGTCACCGAGGCAAAAAGGCCAATAACGTATCCGCCAAGCGATCCGTCCGCCGCCAGCGCCGAAAGAAGGGCGGCAGGCAACATGGCCGTCGCAATGCCGAAATGCGCATAGGCGGTGAAGCGGAGAACGGGACCGATACGCATGGATAACTGGACTAAAAATATTCGATCCCGACGCGGAACATTTTTTCCACGGCGGCAACGGTATC
This window harbors:
- a CDS encoding 50S ribosomal protein L11 methyltransferase, whose product is MSDTVVLTWSGSETALQSLEQGLTHILYPPAEAVSLTKDDPTSDDAESGWRLEAYFALPPDLDQIAALTAPLPLDPWEEELLEDRDWVSHALEGLGIVKAGAFVLFGRHDADKVNAEDGLPLQIEANRAFGTGHHPTTAGCLEALTALAKGEPRRLLDLGTGSGVLAIAARRLFPEARIVATDIDAPSVAIAAENAALNKAPGIVFLEATGVPQEVAEEGPFDIILANILAEPLISLAPALAAALAPTGQIVLAGLLDRQEDGVTAAYGREGLTLKGRFDGGTPTWPTLLLSARSGG
- the hfq gene encoding RNA chaperone Hfq — protein: MMTEKKQGLQDIFLNQARKSKTFLTIFLVNGVKLQGTISWFDNFCLLLKRDGQAQLVYKHAVSTIMPSEPLDLRIDEDGDD
- the tig gene encoding trigger factor, translated to MNVTEKSAEGLSREFHVVIPQTHLSTRLDAKLEEVKGQVHLKGFRPGKAPLSFLKKMYGKGMMSELIQEEMAAAQEKAFGDAKIRPAMPPHPHFEDGIIEKVIEGDADLEYDIHVEVLPDFEPIAIDGLSFQKKVTEVPDDEVDEELKKIAEQNTQYAARDEGAAAENGDQLEIDFVGKIDGEPFDGGAGEYVPIVLGSQSFIPGFEEQLLGVTAGEEKTITVTFPEEYGAPHLAGKEATFDITVHAVKAPKEATVDDQLAQSLGMEDLDQLKARVREQVEGRFETQSRLHLKRDILDLLDEQHEFDLPPGMVEAEFNQIWSQVENVERDEEDKEKSEDDLKADYRKIAERRVRLGLVLAEIGKEANVTVPDQDLQRQIQMQAMQAGVPVQQVIEFLQQNPAALAQIRAPLFEDKVIDHIIEKAEISETTVSREELMKDPGEDEPAPAAD
- a CDS encoding glycosyltransferase family 2 protein — encoded protein: MTTERPTLTLVIPAHNEAEGLGHLVDALDHTLRHVTDYELLVVDDGSTDNTAGVLRSLREAWPHLRYVILSRNFGHQAAVRAGLSRARGRAVIVMDADMQHPPSVLIEMISAWRSGADVVHAVRRYGATIPLFKRLTSGLYYRLLNLISDARLETGAADFYLLDERVVQDLNALTEQHLFLRGVIPSLGYRRRTVPFTAGDRSTGQSSYSLKKMLRLARDGVLSTSVKPLRIGVLLSSLVGGAAALYAAYALLVALRGEALPGWTSIILVVSVIGAMQLLTLGIIGEYLGRVLAEARGRPSFLIADDSLDADRHVAALSDEPSGREDGPFRVEDGS
- a CDS encoding DUF3299 domain-containing protein, whose protein sequence is MKFALIPMLVLSLALQEVPRSINWGALVPAGDEAASAGDPTEISHDTVGKQSGSDRPVRSLDGEYIRMPGFMLPLDYTEEGMVTAFLLVPYYGACIHVPPPPPNQIVFVKTEASPVRSKGLWDPVWVTGTLLVAPYDNDLGDAAYTLTLDKIEPYTED
- the hflX gene encoding GTPase HflX — encoded protein: MDFLDEPPKREGSLHHAIVIHPDWSRAGTVSRTASQRLDEVVGLTAAIGLKVTDALGVGLQDIRPATYFGTGKVKEIGELIDNADPSPGLVVVNTQLTPVQHRNLERAWQAKVLDRTALILEIFGERAQTKEGRLQVDLAHLTYQRSRLVRSWTHLERQRGGAGFLGGPGERQIEADRRVLAGKIDRLKAQLEQVRRTRTLQRAKRKRAPHPVIALVGYTNAGKSSLFNRMTGAGVTAQDLLFATLDPTMRAVDLPGVGRAILSDTVGFISDLPTDLVAAFRATLEEVLEADILLHVRDISHSEHEAQRLDVLSVLGELGIDEDSPQQVIEVWNKIDLLSPDDQHTAVLTAAHRSTFAEATLLSPLVSAVSAHSGEGLEGLFGAIDHLLTQDYTLFHVRLGPADGAADAWLHAHGDIREIVETGEVGHRVISVRLSEKSAGQFRSRFAGLSLASKVDDESFTAMAGFRA
- a CDS encoding alkaline phosphatase translates to MVLAVIAASALAMQSASVSPAGPTDWVAQGEAALEAAKAVTPRVGRAKNAILFIADGMDVTTITAGRILAGQQQGKLGEDHVLAFETLPFTALSKTYTTNMQTADSAGTATAMLSGHKTKSGVINVDQTVPRGDCAAAEGKALTSLMHVAAATDRQVGVVSTARLTHATPATVYASSADRNWEADRDLPEEADGCTDIATQLITAAQSFPIRVALGGGRRNFLPQSSVDPEYDDKTGAREDGRNLTAEWTAIAPGYLYVWNAEQFGALSPTEEGAVLGLFEPSHMNYAVDRQDDAAGEPSLSEMTSFAIDKLSQHEEGYFLLVEGGRIDHAHHAGNAARALNDLIAFDAAIETALQKVDLDETLIIVTADHGHTLVLQGYPHRGNPILGLVRSVNGAGAPIDTPFPGGDGKPYTTLVYGNGPGSPFARPSSDQAIERQFVTDDEAQAIDYRQQSIVPGGSETHGGQDVTIHAVGPQAHLIRGTVEQNYIYYVIRDALTYQAE